A genomic window from Streptomyces sp. HUAS YS2 includes:
- a CDS encoding lipid-transfer protein has protein sequence MLKDRTAIVGIGQTPFAKQLPESERTLACRAILAALDDAGIAPSEVDAFASYTMEETDEVEVAKAIGAGDVTFFSKVGYGGGGSCATVGHLAAAIASGQASVGVAWRSRKRGSGPRPWKNTAVQLPTPGQWTRPFGLLRPADEIGMLARRYMHEYGATRDHLFNVALACRNRANQNPDAIMYERPLTREMYMTARWISEPLCLFDNCLETDGALACVIVSAERARDCRQKPVYVHSAAQGLPAQHHGMVNYWNDDPLTGPAWTAARHLWKQADFGPQDVDVAQIYDAFTPLVPLSLEGYGFCGRGEGGAFTEGGALEIGGRLPLNTGGGGLSEAYVHGFNLINEGVKQLRGTSTAQVPDAATCLVTAGEGVPTSAVLLRS, from the coding sequence GTGCTCAAGGACCGCACAGCCATCGTGGGGATCGGGCAGACACCCTTCGCCAAACAACTGCCCGAGTCCGAGAGAACACTCGCCTGCCGGGCGATCCTCGCCGCTCTGGACGACGCGGGCATCGCACCCTCCGAGGTGGACGCGTTCGCCTCGTACACGATGGAGGAGACCGACGAGGTCGAGGTCGCCAAGGCGATCGGGGCGGGCGACGTCACCTTCTTCAGCAAGGTGGGGTACGGCGGCGGCGGTTCCTGCGCCACCGTCGGGCACCTCGCCGCCGCCATCGCCTCCGGGCAGGCCTCCGTCGGCGTCGCCTGGCGGTCCCGCAAGCGCGGCTCCGGGCCCCGGCCCTGGAAGAACACCGCCGTCCAGCTGCCCACGCCCGGCCAGTGGACCCGGCCGTTCGGGCTGCTGCGGCCCGCCGACGAGATCGGCATGCTCGCCCGCCGCTACATGCACGAGTACGGCGCCACCCGCGACCACCTCTTCAACGTCGCGCTCGCCTGCCGCAACCGGGCCAACCAGAACCCCGACGCGATCATGTACGAACGCCCGCTGACCCGCGAGATGTACATGACCGCCCGCTGGATCAGCGAGCCGCTCTGCCTCTTCGACAACTGCCTGGAGACCGACGGCGCGCTGGCCTGTGTGATCGTCTCCGCCGAACGGGCCCGCGACTGCCGGCAGAAGCCGGTGTACGTCCACTCCGCCGCCCAGGGACTGCCCGCCCAGCACCACGGCATGGTCAACTACTGGAACGACGACCCGCTCACCGGCCCCGCCTGGACGGCCGCCCGACACCTGTGGAAGCAGGCCGACTTCGGGCCCCAGGACGTCGACGTCGCCCAGATCTACGACGCCTTCACCCCGCTCGTCCCGCTCTCCCTGGAGGGGTACGGGTTCTGCGGACGCGGCGAGGGCGGCGCGTTCACCGAGGGCGGCGCGCTGGAGATCGGCGGGCGGCTGCCCCTCAACACCGGCGGCGGCGGGCTCTCGGAGGCGTACGTGCACGGCTTCAACCTCATCAACGAGGGCGTGAAGCAACTGCGCGGCACCTCCACCGCCCAGGTCCCCGACGCCGCCACCTGCCTCGTCACCGCCGGCGAGGGCGTCCCCACATCCGCCGTCCTGCTGAGGAGTTGA